One window from the genome of Kaistella carnis encodes:
- a CDS encoding IS256 family transposase, whose amino-acid sequence MIDKEELLNNKDFYKSFKSGEDLTSFFKTMHKRAVEHMLEAELDDHLDTEKHQKTKDGNYRNGHQTKKIKTSFGEDEIKVPRDRESTFEPALVPKRHNIIEGLENVIISFYAKGMSVSDIEDQIKEMYDFDVSTSTISRITNAVSSEIVAWQNRPLEDLYLIVWMDGIVFKVRENSKVINKTIYLAVGLRRDGRKEVLGMWLGKNESSSFWMSVLTDIKARGVEDILITATDNLNGFTQTIRSVFPQSQTQICVVHQIRNACKYVVWKDRKAFTSDMKHIYNAPTKQAAEAALNDFAEKWESKYSYAIKSWRDNWDELTVFFEFPVEIRKIIYTTNLIENLNGKIRKYTKNKMSFPTDDAVLKSVFLALREATKKWTMPIRDWGIVLNQFMLIFEERLKL is encoded by the coding sequence ATGATCGACAAAGAAGAATTATTAAACAACAAGGATTTCTACAAATCCTTCAAGAGTGGAGAAGATTTAACCTCTTTCTTCAAAACAATGCACAAACGAGCCGTAGAACATATGCTCGAAGCCGAATTAGATGACCATCTGGATACCGAGAAACATCAAAAAACAAAAGACGGAAATTATCGCAATGGCCATCAAACCAAGAAGATAAAAACCTCTTTTGGCGAAGATGAAATTAAAGTTCCGCGGGATAGGGAAAGTACTTTTGAGCCAGCCTTAGTTCCCAAAAGGCATAATATTATTGAAGGTTTGGAAAATGTTATCATCTCATTTTATGCCAAAGGAATGAGTGTAAGTGATATTGAAGATCAGATCAAGGAAATGTATGATTTTGATGTTTCAACATCCACAATATCCAGGATTACCAATGCGGTTTCCAGTGAGATTGTCGCTTGGCAAAATCGGCCACTAGAGGATTTATACCTCATTGTTTGGATGGATGGAATTGTTTTTAAAGTCCGTGAGAACTCAAAAGTTATCAACAAAACCATTTATCTTGCCGTTGGTTTAAGACGGGATGGAAGAAAAGAAGTTCTGGGAATGTGGCTTGGAAAAAACGAAAGTTCCAGTTTTTGGATGAGCGTTTTAACTGACATAAAAGCACGTGGCGTAGAAGATATACTGATCACTGCAACGGATAATCTCAATGGATTTACCCAAACTATTCGCAGTGTTTTCCCACAATCTCAAACTCAGATCTGCGTGGTGCATCAGATTAGAAATGCTTGTAAATACGTAGTTTGGAAGGACAGAAAAGCCTTTACTTCCGACATGAAACACATTTACAACGCTCCCACCAAGCAAGCCGCAGAAGCCGCCTTAAATGATTTTGCAGAAAAATGGGAATCTAAATATTCGTATGCCATCAAATCCTGGAGAGATAATTGGGATGAATTAACGGTATTTTTCGAATTTCCGGTGGAAATCCGTAAAATCATTTACACCACCAATTTAATAGAAAATCTCAACGGAAAAATAAGAAAATATACTAAAAATAAAATGTCTTTTCCTACTGATGATGCGGTTTTAAAGTCAGTTTTCCTTGCCTTAAGAGAAGCAACAAAAAAATGGACAATGCCGATTCGAGATTGGGGAATCGTATTAAATCAATTTATGCTTATATTTGAAGAAAGGCTCAAGTTATAA
- a CDS encoding IS1182 family transposase, whose protein sequence is MNYMSIKFKDYNQQQNWLFPPSIEELIPENHAVRVVNGIIEQLDLRLLIEEYSKDGKPSFHPKMMLKVMVYAYMDNTYSSRKIEKAMRENINFMWLSAQQVADHNTIARFRSKKLKTIFKDIFKQVVLLLAEEGLVSLKEVFTDGTKIESIAGRYTFVWGNAIKTRKEKMAEQLEQMWNYAQSIAEEEDSDPTPPEFKTIDKDKIEKTAKKIEEIISKNPKASTKAKAKLRYIQKNFSQNLDKYQEQEKVLDGRGSYSKTDPDATFMRMKDDHMQNGQLKPAYNVQVSSESQFVIHYTLHQTTNDLNTLKPHLNTFEELYQFLPEELTADAGYGSEENYDFLEEKNIETFVKYNTFDKEQGILKSKRKKINEDFHRDKLYYNEENDQYICPMGQPMNKITNRNRKTKSGYAQTSSLYQAQNCTGCPLRGACHKAQGNRIIERNQNLERHKERVRENILSEIGEIKRKQRTADVEPVFAHIKSNRNFKRFTHKGIEKVELEFGLHALAHNLRKKSA, encoded by the coding sequence ATCAATTATATGAGTATTAAATTTAAAGATTATAACCAACAACAAAATTGGTTATTCCCACCATCAATCGAGGAATTGATTCCAGAAAATCATGCCGTTCGGGTCGTTAATGGAATTATTGAACAACTGGATTTACGATTGCTCATTGAAGAGTATAGTAAAGATGGCAAACCGAGCTTTCATCCCAAGATGATGCTTAAGGTGATGGTTTACGCTTATATGGATAATACGTATTCCAGCAGGAAGATCGAAAAAGCGATGCGTGAGAATATTAATTTTATGTGGTTGTCCGCTCAACAGGTCGCAGACCATAACACCATCGCACGTTTTCGGAGCAAGAAACTCAAGACTATTTTCAAAGACATTTTCAAACAGGTCGTCCTGTTATTAGCAGAGGAAGGACTCGTTAGCTTGAAAGAAGTTTTTACCGATGGAACTAAGATAGAGTCTATTGCCGGGAGATATACCTTCGTTTGGGGCAATGCCATTAAAACCAGAAAAGAGAAGATGGCAGAACAACTTGAACAAATGTGGAACTATGCCCAAAGCATTGCTGAGGAAGAAGACAGCGATCCTACACCACCGGAGTTTAAAACCATCGATAAAGATAAAATAGAGAAGACCGCCAAGAAAATAGAAGAGATCATCAGCAAAAACCCGAAGGCATCCACCAAAGCAAAGGCAAAATTAAGATACATTCAAAAGAATTTTTCTCAGAACCTGGATAAGTACCAGGAGCAGGAAAAGGTTTTGGACGGACGTGGCAGTTATAGTAAGACCGATCCCGATGCCACATTTATGCGCATGAAAGATGATCATATGCAGAATGGTCAACTTAAACCCGCCTACAACGTGCAGGTAAGTTCTGAATCCCAGTTTGTTATTCATTATACTTTACACCAAACCACCAATGATTTAAATACGCTTAAACCACATCTCAATACTTTTGAAGAACTTTATCAGTTTTTGCCGGAAGAACTTACTGCTGATGCTGGTTACGGCAGTGAAGAAAATTATGATTTTCTGGAAGAGAAAAATATAGAAACCTTCGTAAAATACAACACCTTCGATAAGGAACAGGGTATTTTAAAATCGAAAAGAAAGAAAATCAACGAAGACTTTCACCGCGATAAACTTTATTATAACGAAGAGAACGATCAGTATATCTGTCCGATGGGGCAACCGATGAATAAAATCACCAACCGAAATCGAAAAACAAAAAGCGGTTATGCTCAGACAAGTTCACTGTACCAGGCTCAAAACTGCACCGGTTGTCCGCTGCGAGGGGCTTGCCATAAAGCCCAGGGAAACAGAATAATAGAACGCAACCAAAATTTAGAACGGCATAAGGAGAGAGTTCGGGAAAACATCTTGAGTGAAATCGGAGAAATAAAACGCAAACAACGCACGGCGGATGTAGAACCCGTCTTTGCACATATCAAATCCAATCGGAACTTCAAGCGTTTTACACACAAAGGAATAGAAAAAGTGGAATTAGAGTTCGGATTACACGCTTTAGCACACAATCTAAGAAAAAAGAGTGCTTAA
- a CDS encoding 50S ribosomal protein L25/general stress protein Ctc yields the protein MKSITIQGTKRESVGKKSTKALRDAELVPCVVYGGAETLNFSAEERSFKGLVYTPEAHTVSIEVDGKTIPAVLQDIQFHPITDKILHADFYQLSDDKPVVMEVPVKLTGRSKGVVAGGAMRQSFRKLKVKAIPGNLPDEIVVDVTPLKIGSKLYVGDIKAEGFSFMHPDNAVVVAVKMSRTAMKGGAAAADDDDEETATAEGDAPAADATSAE from the coding sequence ATGAAATCAATTACAATTCAAGGTACAAAAAGAGAAAGCGTGGGCAAAAAGTCTACTAAAGCTTTACGTGATGCTGAATTAGTTCCTTGTGTTGTTTACGGAGGTGCTGAAACTTTAAATTTTTCTGCTGAAGAAAGATCTTTCAAAGGTTTGGTATATACTCCTGAAGCACACACGGTATCTATTGAGGTTGACGGAAAAACCATTCCAGCTGTTCTTCAGGACATCCAATTCCACCCAATTACAGATAAGATCTTGCATGCTGATTTCTATCAGTTGTCAGATGATAAGCCAGTAGTGATGGAGGTTCCGGTAAAACTTACAGGACGTTCAAAAGGTGTTGTTGCCGGTGGTGCAATGAGACAGTCTTTCAGAAAATTGAAAGTAAAAGCAATCCCAGGAAACTTGCCAGACGAAATCGTGGTAGATGTTACTCCATTAAAGATTGGAAGCAAACTTTATGTTGGCGATATCAAAGCGGAAGGATTCTCTTTCATGCATCCAGACAACGCAGTTGTAGTAGCTGTTAAGATGTCTAGAACTGCAATGAAAGGTGGCGCTGCTGCTGCAGATGACGATGATGAAGAAACTGCTACAGCAGAAGGAGATGCTCCTGCAGCTGATGCTACAAGTGCTGAATAA
- a CDS encoding OmpP1/FadL family transporter gives MKKIVLTTALLAGVLAQAGGFRVSLQGVKQLAMAHTSAHAEDASVTFFNPAGMSFIPAKLSIAAGGFGAKSSVTYQNLSTLESFDTDNPLGTPLYAAVAYKVLDNVSVGFNFSTPFGSTIEWPSDWSGREIVQRLELKAFYFQPMVSFKLAPWASVGGSYIYAKGSVNWDKAVTQLGGSLNLTDDKASGSGFGLGFYFQPNDKLDVSIAYRSPIDMEADKGVVSFNISPALYPSLGLDASGKDSFKATLPLVDEYTIGATYKITPKWMISGDFNYSGWDQYNKLTLDFANAPIGNQPTDPTVLVSPKNFKSTQTWRVGTQYQINDMFAARAGYYYDESPYTDENFQAETPSFDSNVVTAGVGINLMKGFGVDIAGGIAFPKSRLVNNSNTDFYGQAKAKAYYFGLGLSYNAF, from the coding sequence ATGAAAAAAATAGTTTTAACAACAGCATTGTTAGCTGGTGTTCTTGCGCAAGCTGGAGGCTTTAGAGTTTCTTTACAAGGCGTTAAGCAATTAGCAATGGCTCACACCAGTGCTCATGCAGAGGACGCGAGTGTTACTTTCTTTAATCCTGCAGGAATGTCTTTTATTCCGGCTAAGTTAAGTATTGCAGCGGGTGGTTTCGGAGCGAAATCCAGCGTTACTTACCAAAATTTGTCAACCCTTGAATCTTTTGATACCGATAATCCACTAGGAACTCCACTTTATGCAGCAGTCGCTTATAAAGTGTTAGATAATGTTTCTGTCGGTTTCAATTTCTCTACCCCATTTGGAAGTACGATAGAGTGGCCTTCAGATTGGTCCGGTCGAGAAATCGTTCAGCGGTTAGAATTAAAAGCATTTTATTTTCAACCAATGGTTTCATTTAAATTGGCACCGTGGGCTTCAGTCGGAGGGAGTTATATTTATGCAAAAGGAAGTGTGAACTGGGATAAAGCAGTGACCCAATTGGGAGGAAGCTTAAATCTTACGGATGATAAAGCTTCAGGAAGCGGTTTCGGTCTAGGATTTTATTTTCAGCCAAACGATAAATTGGATGTGAGCATCGCATACCGCTCCCCGATCGATATGGAGGCGGACAAAGGAGTTGTGAGTTTTAATATTTCGCCGGCTTTATATCCAAGTTTAGGTCTTGATGCTTCCGGTAAGGATTCTTTTAAAGCAACTTTACCTTTGGTAGATGAGTATACAATTGGAGCGACTTATAAAATTACGCCAAAATGGATGATTTCCGGAGACTTTAATTATAGTGGTTGGGATCAATACAATAAACTTACTTTAGATTTCGCAAATGCACCAATCGGTAACCAGCCGACTGATCCAACAGTATTAGTAAGTCCGAAGAATTTCAAAAGCACACAGACTTGGAGAGTGGGTACTCAATATCAAATCAACGATATGTTTGCAGCACGTGCAGGATATTATTATGATGAGTCACCATATACTGATGAAAATTTTCAAGCAGAAACACCATCTTTCGACTCTAATGTTGTAACCGCTGGGGTAGGAATCAACCTTATGAAAGGATTTGGAGTAGATATCGCCGGTGGAATTGCATTCCCAAAAAGCAGACTGGTGAATAACAGTAATACTGATTTCTACGGACAAGCGAAAGCGAAAGCGTATTACTTTGGTTTAGGTTTGTCATATAACGCATTTTAA
- a CDS encoding SGNH/GDSL hydrolase family protein gives MKKILISTIAVSALFFTVSCNTDFDNDVSNVVVTNGDADFSKYVALGNSLTAGYRDNALYADGQMESYPSMIAQQMMLTGGGAFTQPLMADNNGGLLFNTGAGTVQIANTKIYINDFIDGAPDLKNANNNVATTLVNTVLTGPFNNMGVPGARVSHLLAPGYGNPAGILAKTANPYFVRFASSPNTSILADFVAQSPTFFSLWIGSNDALLYALAGGDSTIEALTPAAEFATYYNMVINQISTGTTAKGVIANIPNVTSIPSLTTFPYNPLTAKVLGQGDIAAGEANIDALNAQLYGPLNQILTAFSAGDRIKPLSKTGANPMLIKDESLPNLGAQITAAASASGNPTLMALAGYLGAVYGQARQTKPGDLTPLTTKAALGTLETLPPGIPASLASRGIAYPFADKYVLTSTEVEEVNTTIAAYNQVIKNAADGKGYAFVDANAKMIELASASGIQWDGVRYTSKFVTGGTFSLDGVHLTGRGYALIANEFMKEINKKYNSNLPMVNVNSYSGVTFP, from the coding sequence ATGAAAAAAATATTAATATCAACAATTGCTGTTTCAGCATTGTTTTTTACAGTAAGCTGTAACACAGATTTTGATAACGACGTAAGCAATGTTGTTGTGACAAACGGAGATGCTGACTTTTCAAAGTATGTTGCTTTAGGAAACTCCCTCACAGCTGGTTACAGAGATAATGCACTTTATGCTGACGGTCAAATGGAATCATACCCAAGTATGATCGCTCAACAGATGATGTTAACAGGAGGTGGAGCTTTTACACAACCTTTAATGGCTGACAATAATGGTGGCCTTCTTTTCAATACAGGTGCCGGAACAGTTCAGATCGCTAATACAAAAATATATATTAACGATTTTATAGATGGTGCTCCAGATTTGAAGAACGCGAATAACAATGTTGCTACCACATTAGTAAATACGGTTTTAACAGGTCCTTTTAATAATATGGGGGTACCTGGCGCAAGAGTGTCGCATTTACTCGCACCCGGTTATGGAAATCCTGCTGGTATTTTGGCAAAGACTGCAAATCCTTATTTCGTAAGATTTGCTTCGTCTCCAAATACTTCAATTCTGGCCGATTTTGTAGCGCAAAGTCCGACTTTCTTCTCTTTATGGATAGGAAGTAACGATGCCTTGCTCTATGCTTTGGCAGGTGGAGATTCGACTATAGAGGCTTTAACTCCAGCTGCGGAGTTCGCAACGTATTACAATATGGTAATTAACCAAATTTCTACAGGAACTACTGCGAAAGGTGTTATTGCTAATATCCCAAATGTAACTTCAATTCCATCATTAACTACATTCCCTTACAATCCATTAACTGCGAAGGTATTAGGGCAAGGAGATATTGCAGCGGGTGAAGCAAATATTGACGCTTTAAATGCACAATTGTACGGCCCATTGAACCAAATTTTAACTGCATTCTCTGCAGGAGATCGAATTAAACCATTGTCAAAAACCGGAGCTAACCCAATGCTTATTAAGGATGAAAGCCTTCCAAACCTGGGTGCACAAATTACTGCAGCAGCATCAGCTTCTGGTAATCCAACGCTTATGGCTTTGGCTGGATATTTAGGTGCGGTTTACGGACAGGCGAGACAAACGAAACCTGGCGATCTAACCCCCTTAACTACGAAGGCAGCACTGGGAACATTAGAAACCTTGCCTCCAGGAATTCCTGCATCTTTAGCTTCAAGAGGAATTGCTTATCCTTTTGCAGACAAATATGTATTAACTTCAACAGAGGTTGAAGAGGTAAACACAACCATTGCAGCATATAATCAGGTGATCAAAAATGCCGCAGATGGTAAAGGTTATGCTTTCGTTGATGCGAATGCGAAAATGATTGAGTTGGCATCTGCCTCCGGAATCCAGTGGGATGGTGTTAGGTATACCTCTAAATTTGTGACCGGTGGAACATTCTCTTTAGATGGAGTACATCTTACAGGAAGAGGATATGCCTTAATTGCTAATGAATTTATGAAAGAGATTAACAAGAAGTATAATTCTAATTTACCAATGGTAAATGTTAATAGCTATAGCGGAGTAACATTCCCATAA
- a CDS encoding DUF3575 domain-containing protein — MKEILLIAAFGAGFLSVQGQEMSGERQNDVMISPIELIAGPALNISYERLLNENSGIGVNVAYLLDNAGDDSGLQSQISPYYRMYFGKKYASGFFVEGFVPITTSNDGRYNYNVGPGYFESYFVPEKNTTVGIGVSFGGKWVARKNIIFEASIGIARRFGMDSDYDSAITGKGMLGIGYRF; from the coding sequence ATGAAAGAAATTTTATTGATTGCAGCATTCGGTGCAGGATTTCTTAGCGTTCAAGGTCAGGAAATGTCGGGTGAAAGACAAAATGACGTTATGATCAGTCCCATCGAATTAATTGCCGGGCCCGCCCTTAATATTTCATACGAGCGACTTCTTAATGAAAATTCTGGTATTGGAGTAAATGTGGCTTACCTTTTAGATAACGCCGGCGATGATTCTGGTTTGCAATCACAAATCTCCCCTTATTACCGAATGTATTTTGGTAAAAAATATGCCTCGGGCTTTTTTGTAGAAGGATTTGTGCCGATTACCACTTCAAATGATGGTAGGTACAATTACAATGTAGGTCCCGGCTATTTCGAAAGTTACTTTGTACCGGAAAAAAATACAACCGTTGGTATCGGTGTTAGTTTTGGTGGAAAATGGGTTGCTAGAAAAAATATTATTTTCGAAGCAAGTATTGGAATTGCCAGAAGATTCGGAATGGATAGCGACTATGATTCAGCAATCACAGGTAAAGGAATGCTTGGAATTGGTTACCGATTTTAA
- a CDS encoding ribose-phosphate pyrophosphokinase translates to MADQASYLFSTRTSKVLAERIAHFYGQEMGKINFQEFSDGEFEPVLDESVRGGRVFLIGSTFPPADNLLELLLMIDASKRASAKSITVVLPYYGLARQDRKDQPRAPIGAKLVANLLTAAGATRIMTMDLHADQIQGFFEIPVDHLYASTIFIDYIKQLNLEDLTIASPDMGGAKRAKNYASHLSAEVVIAYKERKKANVVEEMFLIGHVEGRNVILIDDMIDTAGTLCKAADILMANGAKSVRAMATHGVLSGKAYENIQNSKLSEVIVTDTIPIKTELSSKIKVLSCAELFADVMKMVHQHKSISDKFII, encoded by the coding sequence ATGGCTGATCAGGCAAGTTATCTATTCTCTACCAGGACAAGTAAAGTTTTGGCAGAGAGAATTGCTCACTTTTATGGGCAGGAAATGGGGAAAATTAATTTCCAGGAATTTAGTGATGGGGAATTCGAGCCCGTATTAGATGAATCTGTTCGTGGTGGACGGGTTTTTTTGATTGGATCCACTTTTCCACCGGCAGACAATCTTTTGGAATTATTACTTATGATCGATGCCTCTAAAAGAGCATCTGCGAAAAGCATCACGGTGGTTTTACCTTACTACGGTTTGGCAAGACAAGACCGTAAAGACCAGCCCAGAGCGCCAATCGGTGCGAAGTTAGTCGCAAACCTTCTTACCGCAGCAGGAGCAACCCGCATTATGACTATGGATCTGCATGCAGATCAAATTCAGGGATTCTTTGAAATACCGGTAGATCATTTGTATGCTTCAACAATTTTCATCGATTACATTAAGCAGTTAAATTTAGAAGACCTTACCATTGCGTCACCAGATATGGGTGGAGCGAAAAGAGCGAAAAACTACGCAAGTCACTTGAGTGCCGAAGTGGTAATCGCTTACAAAGAAAGAAAAAAAGCAAATGTTGTAGAAGAAATGTTTTTGATCGGTCATGTTGAAGGAAGAAACGTAATCCTTATTGATGATATGATCGATACAGCAGGAACACTTTGCAAAGCGGCAGACATTCTGATGGCGAACGGAGCAAAAAGTGTACGTGCCATGGCGACCCACGGTGTACTTTCCGGAAAAGCCTATGAAAACATTCAGAATTCAAAACTTTCGGAAGTGATCGTGACCGATACTATTCCGATTAAAACAGAATTATCATCAAAGATCAAAGTATTGTCTTGTGCCGAACTTTTTGCAGATGTGATGAAAATGGTTCATCAGCACAAATCAATTAGTGATAAATTCATTATTTAA